Proteins from one Arthrobacter sp. Soc17.1.1.1 genomic window:
- a CDS encoding tRNA pseudouridine synthase A — protein MITQEPAVPPRGGGLLRVRLDIAYDGSLFSGWALQPGLTTVQGVLEGALFTLLRRQVRLTVGGRTDAGVHARGQVAHIDLTPAEWHAMARGRDVDPADAFLRRLTGTINRELTDGVTGRGRSVRNSVPAVVVRSAAKAPEGFDARFSALWRRYSYAIADTTTGQDPLRRHTTLWHPAPLDVALLNEGAGHLLGMQDFAAFCKPREGSTTIRELQRYEFTRGHDGVITATVQADAFCHNMVRALIGSTLRVGSGEMPPGWLAERLAARLKDARSVLAAPHPLVLEEIAYPGNGELAARADLTRARRTVDHLAPTDPHAARSPEDAPTSPLEGSPAQSEA, from the coding sequence ATGATCACCCAGGAGCCCGCCGTCCCCCCGAGGGGCGGCGGGCTCCTGCGTGTCCGGCTCGACATCGCGTACGACGGCTCCCTGTTCTCGGGCTGGGCCCTGCAGCCCGGACTCACCACGGTGCAGGGCGTCCTCGAGGGCGCGCTCTTCACGCTCCTGCGCCGCCAGGTGCGCCTGACCGTCGGGGGACGGACCGACGCCGGCGTCCACGCCCGCGGCCAGGTGGCCCACATCGACCTCACCCCGGCCGAGTGGCACGCGATGGCGAGGGGACGCGACGTCGACCCCGCCGACGCCTTCCTGCGGCGCCTGACCGGCACCATCAACCGTGAGCTGACCGACGGCGTCACCGGGCGAGGACGCTCCGTCAGGAACTCCGTGCCCGCCGTCGTCGTCCGCTCCGCCGCGAAGGCGCCCGAGGGGTTCGACGCACGCTTCTCCGCACTCTGGCGCCGCTACAGCTACGCGATCGCGGATACGACGACCGGACAGGATCCGCTGCGCCGGCACACCACCCTCTGGCACCCGGCACCGCTGGACGTCGCGCTGCTCAACGAGGGCGCGGGGCACCTGCTGGGCATGCAGGACTTCGCCGCGTTCTGCAAGCCGCGCGAAGGGTCCACCACCATCCGCGAGCTGCAGCGGTACGAATTCACGCGCGGGCACGACGGCGTGATCACCGCGACCGTGCAGGCCGACGCCTTCTGCCACAACATGGTGCGTGCCCTCATCGGATCGACGCTGCGGGTCGGATCGGGCGAGATGCCGCCGGGGTGGCTCGCCGAGAGGCTGGCGGCCCGGCTGAAGGATGCACGGTCCGTCCTCGCAGCACCGCACCCCCTCGTCCTCGAGGAGATCGCCTACCCCGGCAACGGGGAGCTTGCCGCCCGTGCCGACCTGACCCGTGCCCGCCGGACGGTGGACCATCTCGCCCCGACGGACCCGCATGCTGCCCGTTCACCGGAGGACGCGCCGACGTCGCCGCTCGAGGGATCGCCGGCCCAGTCGGAGGCCTAG
- the rplQ gene encoding 50S ribosomal protein L17 codes for MPTPTKGPRLGGGPAHERLMLANLAASLFEHKRITTTVTKAKRLRPYAERLVTFAKKGDLASRRRVLAVISNKSIVHELFTDIAPAVSNREGGYTRITKIGNRKGDNAPMAVIELVLEPMSAKQSVVAEAERAASAPAAAAAPAPVESDAVESVDSVDSVDSAESAESAESAESAASADEVAAEDTTVDAEASAADEVVVVEGTVEDEKK; via the coding sequence ATGCCCACACCCACTAAGGGCCCACGTCTCGGAGGCGGTCCGGCGCACGAACGCCTGATGCTCGCCAACCTGGCCGCCTCACTGTTCGAGCACAAGCGCATCACCACCACGGTGACGAAGGCCAAGCGCCTCCGGCCCTACGCCGAGCGCCTGGTGACCTTCGCGAAGAAGGGCGACCTCGCGTCGCGCCGTCGCGTCCTCGCCGTCATCAGCAACAAGAGCATCGTCCACGAGCTCTTCACGGACATCGCTCCCGCGGTCTCCAACCGCGAGGGTGGCTACACCCGCATCACGAAGATCGGCAACCGCAAGGGCGACAACGCCCCCATGGCCGTCATCGAACTGGTGCTGGAGCCCATGTCCGCCAAGCAGTCCGTGGTCGCCGAGGCCGAGCGCGCAGCATCGGCCCCCGCCGCTGCAGCAGCACCGGCACCGGTCGAGTCCGACGCGGTCGAGTCCGTCGATTCCGTGGACTCGGTGGATTCCGCCGAGTCAGCCGAATCAGCCGAATCGGCTGAGTCAGCGGCTTCCGCCGACGAGGTCGCAGCCGAGGACACCACGGTCGACGCCGAAGCCAGCGCCGCTGACGAGGTCGTCGTCGTCGAGGGCACCGTCGAGGACGAGAAGAAGTAA
- a CDS encoding DNA-directed RNA polymerase subunit alpha, whose product MLIAQRPTLTEEVVADNRSRFVIEPLEPGFGYTLGNSLRRTLLSSIPGAAVTSIRIDGVLHEFTTVPGVKEDVTEIILNIKNLAVSSEHDEPVVAYLRKQGPGVVTAADIAPPAGVEFHNPDLHIATLNSKGKFELELTIERGRGYVSASQNKSGDSEIGRIPVDSIYSPVLKVTFRVEATRVEQRTDFDKLIVDVETKDAIAPRDAVASAGTTLVELFGLARELNTAAEGIEIGPSPTDAALAADMALPIEDLELTVRSYNCLKREGIHSVGELVARSEADLMDIRNFGAKSIDEVKAKLVELGLSLKDSPPGFDLAARAAAIEEDDVVYGDEEL is encoded by the coding sequence GTGCTCATTGCACAGCGCCCCACCCTGACTGAAGAAGTAGTCGCCGACAACCGCTCGCGGTTCGTCATCGAGCCCCTCGAGCCCGGCTTCGGCTACACCCTCGGCAACTCGCTCCGCCGCACGCTCCTGTCCTCCATCCCGGGTGCTGCGGTCACGAGCATCCGCATCGACGGCGTCCTGCACGAATTCACCACGGTTCCCGGGGTGAAGGAGGATGTCACCGAGATCATCCTGAACATCAAGAACCTCGCCGTCTCCTCGGAGCACGACGAGCCCGTCGTCGCCTACCTGCGCAAGCAGGGACCCGGCGTCGTCACGGCCGCCGACATCGCGCCTCCCGCAGGCGTCGAGTTCCACAACCCGGACCTCCACATCGCGACCCTCAACTCGAAGGGCAAGTTCGAGCTCGAACTGACCATCGAGCGTGGCCGTGGGTATGTGTCGGCGTCGCAGAACAAGTCCGGCGACTCGGAGATCGGCCGCATCCCGGTCGACTCCATCTACTCGCCGGTCCTGAAGGTCACCTTCCGCGTCGAGGCCACCCGCGTGGAGCAGCGCACCGACTTCGACAAGCTGATCGTCGACGTCGAGACGAAGGACGCCATCGCCCCGCGCGACGCCGTCGCGTCCGCCGGCACCACCCTGGTGGAGCTGTTCGGCCTGGCCCGCGAACTGAACACCGCGGCCGAGGGCATCGAGATCGGCCCGTCGCCGACGGACGCAGCACTTGCTGCCGACATGGCGCTGCCGATCGAGGACCTCGAACTCACGGTCCGCTCGTACAACTGCCTCAAGCGCGAGGGCATCCACTCCGTGGGTGAACTCGTCGCGCGCTCCGAGGCCGACCTCATGGACATCCGCAACTTCGGTGCGAAGTCCATCGACGAGGTCAAGGCGAAGCTCGTCGAGCTCGGTCTGTCCCTGAAGGATTCCCCTCCAGGCTTCGACCTTGCCGCCCGCGCTGCCGCCATCGAAGAGGACGACGTCGTCTACGGCGACGAAGAGCTCTAA
- the rpsK gene encoding 30S ribosomal protein S11: MPPKTRGAVRKPRRKDKKNIALGQAHIKSTFNNTIVSITDPSGAVISWASAGEVGFKGSRKSTPFAAQMAAEAAAKRAQEHGVKKVDVFVKGPGSGRETAIRSLQATGLEVGSISDVTPSAHNGCRPPKRRRV; encoded by the coding sequence ATGCCCCCCAAGACTCGTGGAGCGGTCCGTAAGCCGCGTCGCAAGGACAAGAAGAACATCGCGCTCGGTCAGGCGCACATCAAGAGCACCTTCAACAACACCATCGTGTCCATCACGGACCCGAGCGGTGCGGTCATCTCCTGGGCCTCGGCCGGTGAGGTCGGCTTCAAGGGCTCACGCAAGTCCACCCCGTTCGCCGCGCAGATGGCCGCCGAGGCCGCTGCGAAGCGCGCACAGGAGCACGGCGTCAAGAAGGTCGACGTCTTCGTGAAGGGCCCGGGTTCGGGCCGCGAAACCGCCATCCGCTCGCTGCAGGCCACGGGCCTCGAGGTCGGATCCATCTCGGACGTCACCCCGAGCGCTCACAACGGCTGCCGCCCGCCGAAGCGTCGCCGCGTCTAA
- the rpsM gene encoding 30S ribosomal protein S13 — protein MARLAGVDIPREKRVVIALTYIYGVGKTRAEKTIVDTGISPNTRVKDLSDVELVQLRDYIEGNFKVEGDLRREVAADIRRKVEIGSYEGIRHRRGLPVRGQRTKTNARTRKGPKRTVAGKKKVGR, from the coding sequence ATGGCACGTCTCGCTGGCGTAGACATCCCCCGCGAAAAGCGGGTAGTCATCGCGCTTACCTATATCTACGGCGTGGGCAAGACCCGTGCGGAGAAGACGATCGTCGACACGGGGATCTCCCCGAACACGCGCGTCAAGGATCTCTCCGATGTCGAGCTGGTCCAGCTCCGCGACTACATCGAGGGCAACTTCAAGGTCGAGGGTGACCTCCGCCGTGAGGTCGCCGCCGACATCCGCCGCAAGGTGGAGATCGGCAGCTACGAAGGCATTCGGCACCGCCGCGGCCTTCCCGTGCGCGGACAGCGCACGAAGACGAACGCCCGTACCCGCAAGGGCCCGAAGCGTACGGTCGCAGGCAAGAAGAAGGTCGGGCGCTAG
- the rpmJ gene encoding 50S ribosomal protein L36, which translates to MKVNPSVKRICEKCQVVRRKGNVLVICENPRHKQRQG; encoded by the coding sequence ATGAAGGTCAACCCGAGCGTGAAGCGGATCTGCGAGAAGTGCCAGGTGGTTCGCCGCAAGGGCAACGTTCTCGTCATCTGCGAGAACCCGCGCCACAAGCAGCGCCAGGGCTGA
- the infA gene encoding translation initiation factor IF-1 produces the protein MAKKDGVIEIEGTVNEALPNAMFRVELANGHIVLAHISGKMRQHYIRILPEDRVVVELSPYDLTRGRIVYRYK, from the coding sequence ATGGCCAAGAAAGACGGTGTCATTGAGATTGAAGGCACTGTGAACGAGGCGCTGCCCAACGCGATGTTCCGCGTTGAGCTGGCCAACGGTCACATTGTCCTCGCCCACATCTCGGGAAAGATGCGCCAGCACTACATTCGAATCCTTCCTGAGGACCGGGTCGTAGTGGAACTCAGCCCGTACGACCTCACCCGGGGCCGTATCGTCTACCGCTACAAATAA
- the map gene encoding type I methionyl aminopeptidase, whose amino-acid sequence MFRQPKIEYKTTSQMLVMREAGLVLSRALDKTVGAARVGVTTAQLNDVFEGVLREEGATSNFLGYHGFPASICTSVNHEVVHGIPGGYTLQDGDIISIDGGAVVRGWHSDSARTTIVGTPRPEDVRLSDVTEAAMWRGIAALASARFVGDIGAAIDDYVSSVPGPALGILEDYVGHGIGTQMHQAPDVLNYRSTHRGPKVRPGLCLAIEPMLVQGGLETAVLDDDWTVITTDGKRASQWEHSVAVHDGGIWVLSAPDGGASRLEPLGVTPVPLES is encoded by the coding sequence ATGTTCCGCCAGCCCAAGATCGAGTACAAGACCACCAGTCAGATGCTGGTGATGCGCGAGGCCGGGCTGGTGCTGTCCAGGGCCCTCGACAAGACGGTGGGCGCTGCCCGCGTGGGCGTCACGACGGCGCAGCTCAACGACGTCTTCGAGGGCGTCCTCCGGGAGGAGGGTGCGACGTCGAACTTCCTCGGCTACCACGGCTTCCCGGCGAGCATCTGCACGTCCGTCAACCACGAGGTGGTCCACGGCATCCCCGGCGGCTACACGCTGCAGGACGGCGACATCATCTCGATCGACGGCGGCGCGGTGGTGCGCGGCTGGCACTCCGACTCCGCACGCACCACGATCGTCGGCACCCCGCGGCCCGAGGACGTCCGGCTGTCGGACGTCACCGAGGCGGCGATGTGGCGGGGGATCGCAGCGCTGGCGTCCGCGCGCTTCGTCGGTGACATCGGTGCGGCGATCGACGACTACGTGTCCTCGGTCCCCGGGCCGGCCCTCGGGATCCTCGAGGACTACGTGGGGCACGGCATCGGTACGCAGATGCACCAGGCGCCCGACGTCCTCAACTACCGCAGCACCCACCGCGGGCCGAAGGTCCGGCCGGGCCTGTGCCTAGCTATCGAGCCCATGCTGGTGCAGGGAGGTCTCGAGACGGCGGTGCTCGACGACGACTGGACCGTCATCACCACCGACGGCAAGCGCGCCTCCCAGTGGGAGCACAGCGTCGCGGTCCATGACGGCGGTATCTGGGTGCTCTCGGCACCCGACGGGGGAGCGTCGCGGCTCGAGCCTCTCGGCGTCACGCCGGTCCCGCTGGAGAGCTGA
- a CDS encoding adenylate kinase, whose product MLIIGPPGSGKGTQAARISERLGVVAISTGDIFRDNVKRETPLGIEAKTYMDAGDFVPDSVTNSMVRDRLAADDVQEGFLLDGYPRTAAQVAELDDILRENDLELDVVLQLTADDEELVKRLLGRASLDGRSDDKEQVIRHRLGLYHDQTEAVVSRYAERGIVTEVDGLGSIDEVTERVMAALTVPS is encoded by the coding sequence ATGCTGATCATCGGTCCTCCCGGCTCGGGCAAGGGCACGCAGGCCGCCCGCATCTCGGAGCGCCTCGGGGTCGTCGCCATCTCCACCGGCGACATCTTCCGGGACAACGTCAAGCGCGAGACGCCCCTCGGCATCGAGGCCAAGACGTACATGGACGCGGGGGACTTCGTCCCGGACAGCGTCACCAACAGCATGGTGCGCGACCGCCTCGCGGCGGACGACGTGCAGGAGGGTTTCCTCCTGGACGGCTACCCGCGCACCGCGGCCCAGGTCGCCGAGCTCGACGACATCCTCCGGGAGAACGACCTCGAACTCGACGTGGTCCTCCAGCTCACGGCCGACGACGAGGAGCTCGTGAAGCGACTCCTCGGTCGCGCCTCCCTCGACGGGCGCTCCGACGACAAGGAGCAGGTCATCCGTCACCGCCTCGGGCTCTACCACGACCAGACCGAAGCCGTGGTCTCGCGCTACGCGGAGCGGGGCATCGTGACCGAGGTCGACGGCCTCGGGTCGATCGACGAGGTCACCGAGCGCGTCATGGCAGCCCTCACCGTCCCGAGCTAG
- the secY gene encoding preprotein translocase subunit SecY has protein sequence MLSAIGRAFRTPDLRRKLLFTLGIITIFRLGAFIPAPGVDYGNVQQCLALGNTEGGLYQFVNLFSGGALLQVSIFALGIMPYITASIITQLLRVVIPRFQELHEEGAQGQSRLTQYTRYLTIALGLLNATTLVSLARSGALLGNCPVPLIPDDSLITIVLLIITLTAGTGLIMWMGELITEKGVGNGMSLLIFTAIAAGFPTSLGEILRTQGATVFAFVLAMGVVVVALVIFVEQSQRRIPVQYAKRMVGRRTLGGSSTYIPIKVNMAGVIPVIFASSMLYLPSLIAQFNTPQDGTAPAGWVNWITTYLTSGDHPLYMAMYFLLIVFFTYFYVAITFNPDEVSENMKKYGGFIPGIRAGRPTAEYLQYVLSRITLPGAIYLGLVALIPLIALVAIGANQNFPFGGTSILIMVGVGLETVKQIDAQLQQRHYEGLLR, from the coding sequence TTGCTTAGCGCTATTGGCCGGGCATTCCGGACGCCAGACTTGCGGCGCAAGCTGTTGTTCACGCTGGGAATCATCACCATCTTCCGCCTCGGGGCCTTCATCCCCGCCCCGGGCGTCGACTACGGGAACGTCCAGCAGTGCCTGGCTCTCGGCAACACCGAGGGCGGGCTCTACCAGTTCGTCAACCTCTTCAGTGGCGGCGCCCTCCTCCAGGTCTCCATCTTCGCGCTGGGCATCATGCCGTACATCACGGCGAGCATCATCACGCAGCTCCTCCGGGTGGTCATCCCCCGTTTCCAGGAGCTCCATGAGGAAGGCGCCCAGGGCCAGTCCAGGCTGACCCAGTACACGCGCTACCTCACGATCGCGCTCGGCCTGCTGAACGCCACCACCCTCGTCTCGCTCGCCCGGTCCGGCGCGCTGCTCGGCAACTGCCCCGTGCCGCTAATCCCGGACGACTCGCTGATCACCATCGTCCTGTTGATCATCACCCTGACGGCCGGTACCGGCCTCATCATGTGGATGGGCGAGCTCATCACCGAGAAGGGCGTGGGCAACGGCATGTCGCTGCTCATCTTCACGGCCATCGCCGCCGGATTCCCCACCTCGCTGGGCGAGATCCTCCGCACCCAGGGCGCCACCGTCTTCGCCTTCGTGCTCGCCATGGGCGTCGTCGTCGTCGCCCTCGTGATCTTCGTGGAGCAGTCGCAGCGCCGCATCCCGGTGCAGTACGCCAAGCGCATGGTCGGTCGCCGCACCCTCGGCGGCAGCAGCACGTACATCCCGATCAAGGTGAACATGGCGGGTGTCATCCCCGTGATCTTCGCGTCCTCGATGCTGTACCTGCCGAGCCTGATCGCCCAGTTCAACACACCCCAGGACGGCACCGCCCCGGCCGGGTGGGTCAACTGGATCACCACGTACCTCACCAGTGGGGACCACCCCCTCTACATGGCGATGTACTTCCTGCTCATCGTCTTCTTCACCTACTTCTACGTGGCCATCACGTTCAACCCGGACGAGGTGTCCGAGAACATGAAGAAGTACGGTGGATTCATCCCCGGCATCCGCGCCGGCCGGCCGACGGCGGAGTACCTGCAGTACGTGCTCTCCCGCATCACACTGCCGGGTGCCATCTACCTCGGTCTCGTGGCGCTGATCCCGCTGATCGCCCTCGTGGCCATCGGAGCCAACCAGAACTTCCCGTTCGGTGGCACATCGATCCTCATCATGGTCGGTGTGGGGCTCGAGACCGTGAAGCAGATCGACGCCCAGCTCCAGCAGCGTCACTACGAAGGGTTGTTGCGTTGA
- the rplO gene encoding 50S ribosomal protein L15, whose amino-acid sequence MAENNSAAPAATEAKAERVHALKVHHLRPAPGAKTAKTRVGRGEGSKGKTAGRGTKGTAARYQVKAGFAGGQLPLHMRLPKLRGFKNPFRVEFQVVNLDKLSELYPAGGDVTVESLVANGAVRKNQPVKVLGTGEITVAVNVSADAFSASAAEKIAAAGGTVTEL is encoded by the coding sequence ATGGCAGAGAACAACAGCGCGGCTCCGGCCGCAACCGAGGCCAAGGCCGAGCGCGTCCACGCGCTCAAGGTCCACCACCTCCGCCCCGCACCGGGTGCCAAGACGGCGAAGACCCGTGTCGGCCGTGGTGAGGGTTCGAAGGGTAAGACCGCAGGCCGTGGTACCAAGGGAACCGCAGCCCGCTACCAGGTGAAGGCAGGATTTGCCGGCGGCCAGCTGCCGCTGCACATGCGCCTCCCCAAGCTGCGCGGCTTCAAGAACCCGTTCCGCGTCGAGTTCCAGGTCGTGAACCTGGACAAGCTGTCCGAGCTCTACCCGGCCGGCGGCGACGTCACCGTGGAGAGCCTGGTGGCCAACGGCGCCGTCCGCAAGAACCAGCCCGTCAAGGTGCTGGGGACCGGCGAGATCACGGTGGCCGTGAACGTCTCGGCCGACGCCTTCTCCGCATCCGCTGCTGAGAAGATCGCCGCAGCCGGCGGGACCGTCACCGAGCTGTAG
- the rpmD gene encoding 50S ribosomal protein L30 has translation MTAITPKRVRVSTAKLEITQIKSAIGGKQNQRDTLRSLGLKRIGHTVVREADAVTVGMINTVPHLLKVEEAN, from the coding sequence ATGACCGCGATCACCCCGAAGCGCGTGCGCGTCAGCACCGCGAAGCTGGAGATCACCCAGATCAAGTCCGCCATTGGCGGCAAGCAGAACCAGCGCGACACGCTGCGGTCGCTCGGCCTGAAGCGGATCGGCCACACCGTGGTCCGTGAAGCGGATGCCGTCACCGTCGGCATGATCAACACGGTTCCGCACCTCTTGAAGGTTGAGGAGGCCAACTAA
- the rpsE gene encoding 30S ribosomal protein S5 — protein sequence MNTATEQPAADAPAAGTTDTASADANRGRGGNARGGERGGNARGGRDGNSRGGRDGGRNDDKDKFIERVVTINRVAKVVKGGRRFSFTALVVVGDGNGMVGVGYGKAKEVPSAIQKAVEEAKKTMFRVPRIGGTVPHLVQGEAAAGVVLLRPASPGTGVIAGGPVRAVLECVGIHDVLSKSLGSANAINIVHATVDALKRLEEPQAVAARRGLPLDEVASHQMLRAIAAQKAGA from the coding sequence TTGAATACGGCTACAGAGCAGCCCGCGGCCGACGCTCCGGCTGCAGGCACGACGGACACCGCGTCTGCTGACGCGAACCGTGGCCGCGGCGGCAACGCCCGCGGCGGCGAGCGTGGCGGCAACGCCCGCGGTGGCCGCGACGGCAACTCCCGTGGTGGCCGCGACGGCGGACGCAACGACGACAAGGACAAGTTCATCGAACGCGTCGTCACCATCAACCGTGTTGCCAAGGTCGTCAAGGGCGGCCGCCGCTTCAGCTTCACCGCCCTCGTGGTGGTAGGCGACGGCAACGGCATGGTCGGCGTCGGCTACGGCAAGGCGAAGGAAGTCCCCTCCGCCATCCAGAAGGCCGTTGAGGAAGCCAAGAAGACGATGTTCCGCGTCCCGCGCATCGGTGGCACCGTCCCGCACCTGGTGCAGGGCGAGGCAGCAGCCGGCGTCGTCCTCCTGCGTCCCGCCTCCCCGGGTACCGGCGTCATCGCCGGTGGTCCGGTGCGTGCGGTCCTGGAGTGCGTCGGCATCCACGACGTCCTCTCCAAGTCGCTCGGTTCCGCGAACGCCATCAACATCGTCCACGCGACCGTTGACGCGCTGAAGCGCCTCGAAGAGCCCCAGGCAGTCGCGGCCCGCCGCGGCCTGCCGCTGGACGAGGTCGCATCCCACCAGATGCTGCGCGCGATCGCAGCTCAGAAGGCAGGTGCGTGA
- the rplR gene encoding 50S ribosomal protein L18 produces MGLSINKKRSSKSKSASRGRRHLRVRKRVSGTAVRPRLVVNRSARHVFVQVVDDTKGVTVASASTLEADLRAFDGDKTAKAKRVGELVAERAMAAGVEAVVFDRGGNKYHGRVAAIADGAREGGLAL; encoded by the coding sequence ATGGGTCTGAGCATCAACAAGAAGCGCAGCTCGAAGAGCAAGTCCGCCTCGCGTGGGCGCCGCCACCTCCGCGTGCGCAAGCGCGTGTCGGGTACGGCCGTCCGTCCCCGCCTGGTGGTCAACCGTTCGGCCCGCCACGTCTTCGTGCAGGTCGTCGACGACACCAAGGGCGTGACCGTAGCGTCGGCCTCCACCCTCGAAGCGGACCTCCGTGCATTCGACGGTGACAAGACCGCCAAGGCCAAGCGCGTTGGCGAACTCGTTGCAGAGCGTGCCATGGCTGCCGGCGTCGAAGCGGTCGTCTTCGACCGCGGCGGCAACAAGTATCACGGTCGCGTTGCAGCAATCGCAGACGGCGCACGTGAAGGTGGGCTGGCACTGTGA
- the rplF gene encoding 50S ribosomal protein L6 has product MSRIGRLPIAVPAGVEVKVNGNEVSVKGSKGELSHTVPSPIEVTLDEGTLTVTRPNDERESRSLHGLTRTLISNMIVGVTEGYKKNLEIVGTGYRVQARGNDLEFALGYSHPVAVEAPEGITLTVDSPTKLSVAGINKQQVGEVAATIRKLRKPDPYKGKGIRYAGEIIRRKVGKAGK; this is encoded by the coding sequence ATGTCACGTATTGGACGTCTCCCCATCGCCGTTCCCGCCGGTGTCGAGGTCAAGGTCAACGGTAACGAGGTCTCCGTCAAGGGTTCGAAGGGCGAGCTGAGCCACACGGTTCCCAGCCCCATCGAGGTCACCCTGGACGAGGGCACGCTGACCGTCACGCGCCCGAACGACGAGCGCGAATCCCGGTCGCTGCACGGCCTGACCCGCACGCTGATCTCCAACATGATCGTCGGAGTCACCGAGGGCTACAAGAAGAACCTCGAGATCGTGGGCACGGGTTACCGTGTCCAGGCCAGGGGCAACGACCTCGAGTTCGCTCTGGGGTACAGCCACCCGGTCGCCGTCGAGGCACCCGAGGGCATCACCCTGACCGTCGACAGCCCCACGAAGCTCTCGGTCGCAGGCATCAACAAGCAGCAGGTCGGCGAGGTCGCTGCAACCATCCGCAAGCTGCGCAAGCCCGACCCCTACAAGGGCAAGGGCATCCGCTACGCAGGCGAGATCATCCGCCGCAAGGTCGGAAAGGCTGGTAAGTAA
- the rpsH gene encoding 30S ribosomal protein S8, producing the protein MTMTDPVADMLTRLRNANSAYHDSVSMPYSKLKARVADILKAEGYIAGWKEEEAEVGKKLTIDLKFGPDRQRSIAGIRRISKPGLRVYAKSTNLPHVLGGLGIAILSTSSGLLTDRQASKKGVGGEVLAYVW; encoded by the coding sequence ATGACAATGACAGATCCTGTCGCAGACATGCTCACGCGTCTGCGCAACGCCAATTCGGCTTACCACGACTCCGTGTCCATGCCGTACAGCAAGTTGAAAGCCCGCGTCGCGGACATCCTGAAGGCCGAGGGCTACATCGCCGGCTGGAAGGAAGAGGAAGCGGAGGTCGGCAAGAAGCTGACCATCGACCTCAAGTTCGGACCGGACCGCCAGCGTTCCATCGCCGGCATCCGCCGTATCTCCAAGCCCGGTCTGCGCGTGTACGCCAAGTCCACGAACCTGCCCCACGTGCTCGGCGGCCTCGGCATCGCCATCCTGTCCACGTCCTCCGGTCTGCTCACCGACCGCCAGGCATCCAAGAAGGGTGTGGGTGGGGAAGTCCTCGCCTACGTCTGGTAA
- the rplE gene encoding 50S ribosomal protein L5 yields the protein MTVETAETRVLPRLKARYASEIKATLQEEFNYANVNQVPRLVKVVVNMGVGDAAKDSKLIDGAVKDLTAITGQKPQVTKARKSIAQFKLREGMPIGAHATLRGDRMWEFTDRLISLALPRIRDFRGLNGKQFDGNGNYTFGLTEQSMFHEIDQDRIDRVRGMDITVVTTAKTDAEGRALLKALGFPFKSED from the coding sequence ATGACTGTCGAAACCGCAGAAACCCGGGTTCTTCCCCGTCTCAAGGCGCGCTACGCGTCCGAGATCAAGGCCACCCTGCAGGAAGAGTTCAACTACGCCAACGTCAACCAGGTCCCGCGCCTGGTGAAGGTCGTCGTGAACATGGGTGTCGGTGACGCCGCCAAGGACTCCAAGCTGATCGACGGGGCCGTCAAGGACCTCACCGCGATCACGGGCCAGAAGCCGCAGGTCACGAAGGCCCGCAAGTCCATCGCGCAGTTCAAGCTCCGCGAAGGAATGCCGATCGGCGCGCACGCCACCCTGCGTGGCGACCGCATGTGGGAATTCACGGACCGCCTGATCTCCCTCGCCCTGCCCCGTATCCGCGACTTCCGCGGCCTCAACGGCAAGCAGTTCGACGGCAACGGCAACTACACGTTCGGCCTCACGGAGCAGTCCATGTTCCACGAGATCGACCAGGACCGTATCGACCGCGTGCGTGGCATGGACATCACCGTCGTCACCACCGCCAAGACCGACGCCGAGGGCCGCGCGCTCCTCAAGGCACTCGGCTTCCCCTTCAAATCCGAAGATTAA